The sequence GTACTTTCCACATCCGCCGCGACAATATAGAGACTGCGCCGCAGCTGGCGGAAATCATTGGTCCGCCCGAGCATGCTGAAGGCGCGGGCCAGGTAATCGTGCAGCCCTTCGTTGTCAAACAGCCCGGCCGGTGCCGCCTGAGCCAGGATGGTCATGGCCTCCAGAAAACTCTGGTCATAGGGGTTACGCACGAAACGGCCCAGGGCGCTGGCCACCAGCCCGGGCACCGCCAGCAGGCGGTTGCCGATTTCCCGGAACGCCGGCCGATAGAAAACCTCCGGATGGAAGGGGTGCACCTCCGACTCGTTCTTCACGAAAATCCGGCACAGCTGGGCGGTGGTCATCTGGTTGGCGAGATTGGCGGACACGAACGAGCCGGCATTCACCCCGACGTAGACATCCAGATCGTTGAAGTTGATGCCGTCGAGGGCTTCATCCAGCGCCCGCAATGCACCAATCTCATAAATGCCCCCCAGCGGACCGCCGCCGCCAAGGGCCAGGCCGATGCGAAGTTTCCGTTTGATGTCTGTCTGAGTGGCCACCATAGAACTCCGCGCGTTGCAGGGCGACAGGAACCGTGCTGCCGCCTGTTGGATCAGGATGCGTCCAAGCTAACAGTCTCGCCTAGAGTAAACACCCTAGTCGGGCAGCCAATCAGGCCCCTCGCGACTGCCGGACCTGACTGAGTGCCGCCGCCTCGGGCAACGCCCGCCCGGGCCGAAGGTAGCGGCCAAAACCGGCATTGCGCAGCGCCAGGTCAACGCAGCTCTTGATGACATGGGGGGAGTCCAGCTCCAGCACGTCTTCCAGCAACTGACGGGCCCAGGCCGAATCGATGCTGCGGATCACGGATTTCACTTTGGGCAGGCTGGCGGCGTTCATCGACAGGGCGTCATAGCCCATGGCCATGCACAGTGCGGCACCGCCGGGGTCTCCCGCCAATTCGCCGCAGATACTCACCGGCGTGCCGACCGCATGGGCATCGTCAACGATCCGCAACAGCGCCTGCAGCACCGCCGGGTGGAACGAATGGTAGAGCGAGGCCACCCGAGGGTTGTTGCGATCCACCGCCAGCAGGTACTGGGTCAGGTCGTTGGAGCCCACGGACAGGAAATCGACCCGGTTGGACAGCTCACGGATCTGGTACACCGCCGCCGGCACCTCGATCATCACCCCTACCTTGGGCATCTGGATGTCGTAGCCCTCTTCGCGCACCTCGTGGTAGACGCGATAGATCAGGTGCAGGGACTCCTCCACCTCGGAAATATTGCTGATCATGGGCAGCATGATGCGCAGGTTATTGAGCCCTTCGCTGGCCTTGAGCATCGCGCGCACCTGCACCAGGAAGATTTCCGGATGATCCAGGGTCACCCGGATCCCGCGCCAGCCCAGGAACGGGTTCTCTTCGCTGATGGGGAAATAGGTCAGCGCCTTGTCACCGCCGATATCCAGGGTGCGCATGGTGACTTCATTGGGCGCGAAGGCCTCAAGCTGCTCGCGATAGTATTCCCGCTGTTCCTGCTCCGACGGGAAGCGCTCGTTGATCATGAACGGCACTTCGGTACGGTACAGGCCAATGCCTTCGGCACCGTGGCTGAGCGAGCGCACCACGTCGGTCATCAGGCCGGTGTTCACCAGCAGCGACACCCGCACGCCGTCGGTGGTGACACAGGGTTTGTCGCGCAGCTCCTCGAGGCCACGGAACAGGGCCGCTTCCTCGTCGCAGATTTCCTGGTAGAAGGAGCGCAGGTCGGCGGAGGGCGAGGCGTAGATCTGCCCCTCGAAGCCGTCGACGATCAGGTCGCGCCCGTCCAACTGGTTGACCGGCATGTCGATCATGCCCATCACCGTGGGCACCCCCATGGCCCGCGCCAGGATGGCCACGTGGGAGTTGCTGGAGCCGCGCACCGACACCAGCCCCACGAGCTGCCCGCGCGGCACCTCACCCAGCATCGCCGGAGTCAGCTCGTCGGAGACCAGCACGGTTTGCTCGGGGTAGGCCACATCCTGCGGGCCACCTTCCTGCAGATGCGACAGCAGGCGCCGGCCCAGGTCGCGGATATCCACGGCGCGCTCACGCAGGTAGAGATCCCCCATCATCTCGAAGTGGCGCACGTACTGCTGCACCACCTGCTTGAGGGCGCCCTGGGCCCAGTGGCCTTCCGCAATGCGGTGCATGACCTCTCCGGGCAGCGCGTTGTCGTCCAGCATCCGCAGGTAGACCTCGAACAGGGCCTGCTCCTCCGGTCGCAACTGCGGCGCCAGGCGCTCCGCCACCAACTGGATATCCTCGCGCACCGCGCTGACGGCATGGCGGAACAGCTCCTCCTCGGCGGCGACGTCTTCGACGGTCTTGTCCGGCACCGCGTCCAGGTCGGCCGGGGGATAGACCACCACGCCCTTGCCGATCGCCACGCCAGGCGCCCCGGCCACCCCTTTAAAGCTGACGTCCTGGGCTTCCTGACCGGTCAGCGACAGCCCGCTGATGGCGCCGGTGGCCTCACTGTGAGCGATGACGCCGGCCAACTGGGCGGAAATGGTGACCAGGAAGGCTTCCTCGCCCTCGTCGAAACAGCGCGAGCTCTCGCGCTGCTGCACGACCAGCACGCCGAGCACACGGCGGTGGTGGATAATGGGCACACCGAGGAAAGAGCGGAAACGTTCTTCACCGGTTTCGGGGAAATAGCGGTAGCGCGGGTGGGCGGTGGCGTCTTCCAGGTTGATGGGCTCTTCCCGGGAGCCCACCAGGCCGATCAGCCCCTCGGAATGCGCCAGGCTGACGTGTCCCACCGCCTTCTTGTAGAGGCCCTCGGTGGCCATCAGGATATACCGGTTGGAATCCGGATCCAGCAGGTACACCGAGCAGACTTCCGTGTTCATGGCATGCTGCACGCGGGAGACGATGATATCCAGGGCTTCCTGAAGATCCCGGGCACCATTGACTTCCTGAACGATCGTTCGCAGCGTGCTCAACATACGCAGTTAATCCGTCCTGTCCGTGAACGCCGACCTTCCCTGCCAGCGCTCCATATTGTGGAATAATCGAGGGGCCAGCTCCCGCAGGGCCCGCCGATAAACCTCCCGCTTGAAGGAAACGACCTGACCGAGCGGGTACCAGTAACTCACCCACTCCCAGCCGTCGAATTCCGGCGAGTCTGTCCGGTCGACGCAGACGTGGGCGTCGGGTGACACTAACCGCAGCAGGAACCATTTCTGTTTTTGCCCGATACAGACCGGGTGCGAATGATGGCGAACCATTCGCCGGGGTAGACGGTATCTCAGCCAGCCTCTTGTGCAGCTGATGATTTCCACATCCTGCTGCACCAGTCCGACTTCTTCGCCCAGCTCACGATACAGCGCTTCCTCTGGCGTTTCGTTGCTGTTGATCCCGCCCTGGGGAAACTGCCATGCGTCCTGCCCGATCCGTCTTGCCCAGAGCACTTCACCCCGATCATTGGCCAGAATGATTCCGACGTTGGGTCTGAAGCCGTCGGAGTCGATCACTTTATTGTCCTGTAATGTTGTCAGCAGCGGCTCGTTCGTCCTCTCGCGGCGCCCTGTATTGCCCGCTCACAGCGCCTGCCCGGACGGACAACGAGAAACCGCAATTTGCCTAAGTTGCCTTCATTCTTGCAGAAAGCGTACCGGCGGGCAAACCAGACCCTATGCCGCGGGCCATGCTAGAATCCGCCTCCCGGACTCGCCACCGACGGGTCCCGAATGCCTCAGTTTTCGGAAAGGACAGCGAACAGTGACCCTGGCAATCTTCGATCTCGACAACACCCTGATCCGGGGCGACAGCGACCACGCCTGGGGCGACTTCCTCGTCAATGAGGGCGTCGTCGACGCGACGGTCTACGAAAAGGCCAATGACCAGTTCTACCAGGACTACCTCAACGGCGACCTGGACATCCGGCGCTACCTGGAGTTCTCTCTCGAGCCGCTGACCCGGCACGATCTGGACACGCTCGACACCCTGCGTCAGCGGTTTGTCGAGACGCGGGTGCGGCCGATGCTGCTGGACGCCGCCTTCGACCTGCTGGAAAAGCACCGGCGCCAGGGGCACTTCCTGCTGATCATCACCGCCACCAACCGCTTCGTCACTCAGCCCATCGCCGACCTGCTGGGCGTGGACGACCTGATCGCCACCGAACCGGAAATGGTCAACGGCGTCTACACCGGCGGTGTGGCCGGCGTCCCCAGCTTCCAGGACGGCAAGGTCACGCGGCTGGCGGAGTGGCTCGACGCTCAGGGCCGCAGTGCCGGCGACGCATGGTTCTACAGCGACTCCCATAACGATGTGCCACTGCTGGAGCAGGTCGCCCACCCGGTCGCGGTGGACCCCGATCCCAAGCTCGGCGCCCTGGCCAAAGACCGCGACTGGCCGATCATCACGCTGCGAGACTGATCCATGATGCCAAGGATGGGTAAAAGCGCCCTGCCCTGCCTGCTCGGCGCGCTGCTGTTGGCCGCCGGCTGCTCCAAGCAGGAGCCGGCTGGCGAGCGGGAAGCGTCGGCACCGATGGAGCACGCGACCCGCGTCCCCGACGGACTCCAGAAACAGGTCCGGCTGCTCGCCCGGCAGACCTGTGACACCACCGCCGCGCTGACCGGCGCCAGCCAGGCTTTCGTCGATGCACCGGATGTCGCCAAGCTGGAAACGGCACGGCAGCACTGGCAAACGGCGCACGCCCGCTATCAGTCGCTGGCGTTCGGCTATCGCCTGGCGGGCCTGGCCATGCCGCAGGAAAAGAATGACCGGGACCCCATCGATGCCCACCGGCAGTTGCCCGGCTACCTTGACCAGGTCCCCGGCTACCCCCACAGCGGCCTTGCCTACTCCGAAGTGCCGCTGACACCGGCCCACCTGCGCAAGGAACACCAGTCCATCGACTTCTATTACCTGACGCTGGGATTCCACCCGCTGGAAGCCCTGCTCTGGCCCGCGGGGGAGAGCGATCCCCAGGCAACGGTGGAACGATTTACCGGCAGCACGGCACCGGAAAGCGATGAGGTGGTCGATGCGCCGGCCCGGCGCCAGGCCTTGCTGCGCGTCATCGCGGGGGAACTCAAGCGGGACGCCAGCGCGCTATGCAGCACCGGCAATGAAGCCTATCTGGTGACGGGCCTGGCGCCGCTACTGGAAGATCCTCGCCGGTTTATGGCGTCGCTTGACGAAGCGCTGGGTGCCACCCTGGGGACTGCGCTGGACGCACTGATCTCAAACCCCGACGCCGAAGACCGCAACGGCATGCCGCTTTTGCACAGCCCCCAGGCCGGGACGGATATCACGGAGTATCGTCGCCTGATCGCCGACATCCGCCAGCAGTGGCTTCCGATGGGCCTGCCCAACAGCGAGGTCCGCGCGCCCATCGACCAGGCGTTGAACGAGCTGGCGGCGCGGCTGGAAGCCATCGATCCGATGCAGCGCCCCCTGGATACCGAGGCGCTGACGGCCGCCCGACAACAACTCGACAGGGTCAGCCAGCGCCTGAGCACGGGCGGAGACGCCGGCTAGTTGGCCGATCGCCGGATCAAAGAAACCCGGTCAGCGACCGCACAAAGCAGCTCTTGATGTAGTCGGTTTCCGGAATGCCCGGGATGACCGGATGATCCGGCGCCTGATGGCCCTGCTCGAGCAATTGCACGAACCGGTCGATGCGTCGGCCGCTGCCGCGAATGATGTCCACCAGCCGTTCGCCCGACAGGTGCATGGAACAGGATGCGGACACCAGCAGCCCGTCCCGGGACAACAACCGCAGGCCCAGCTGGTTGAGCCGGGCGTAGGCCTGCTCACCGGCTTTCTGGTCACGACGCCGCGGGATCAACGCCGGCGGGTCCAGCACCACCACATCGTATTTTTCCTTCTGGTCGCACAGGTCCTTGAGCACCGCGAAGGCGTCCCCTTCCAGCGTGTCCACGTTCTGCAAGCCGTTGAGTCCGGCGTTTTCACGCACGGCGGACAACGCCTGCGCGGAGCTGTCCACGCAGGTCACCGAGCTGGCCCCGGCCGCGGCCGCCTGCACCCCCCAACCGCCGACATAGCTGAACACGTCCAGCACCCGTTTGCCCGGCGCGTAGGCCTGCAAACGCTGGCGGTTCATGCGGTGGTCGTAGAACCAGCCGGTTTTCTGCCCGCCGGCCAGCGGCGCCAGGAACTTGACTCCGTTCTCCTCCACCTCGAGCTGTTCGGGCAACTCGCCCAGGGCAGCCGTGACGTAGCTGTCGAGCCCTTCCACCTGGCGCATCTTGCCGTCGTTCTTGAACACGATGCAGCGCGGGTGCACCAGCTTCTGTATGGCGCGCACCAGCGAGTCGCGCAGGGTTTCCATGCCGGCGGTGGAGACCTGCACCACCACCACGTCGCCGAACCGGTCGATCACCAGACCGGACAGGCCGTCCCCGTCGCCGAACACCCAGCGGTAGAACGGACGTTCAAACAGCCGCTCGCGGATCGACAGCGCGGTCTCCAGCCGCTCCGTCAGCCGCTGCGGCGTCATGCCCTGATCCGGGTTGCGACTGATCAGGCGGCCACAGATCAGGGCGTGGGGATTGACGAAAATCGTGCCCAACGGCTTACCGTTGGCCGCCATCAGACAGGCCTGCGTCCCCGCCTCGAAGCCGGTCAGCGGCGTGCGCCGGGTATCGACTTCATTGCTGTAGATCCAGAGATGACCGGCGCGAACACGGCGCTCGGCCCCCTTGCGAAGATAAAGCTGGGGAAACATAAACAGACCATTTATAGAGAGGGGAAAGGCGGGAATTATACGGGGCCCGGCCGGGGACAGGAAAGCAGGCGGGCCGTCACCAGACGATCTGGCCGCCCCCGCCGAATCGATTACTCGGTGTCGGCGATCAGCTCACCGTAGGCGTCGGCCTCCATCAGGCCATCGAGCTCGCCTTCGTCCTTCAGGCGCACCCGGAACAGCCAGCCTTCACCATAGGGATCTTCGTTGAGCAGCTCCGGAGCTTCTTCCAGGGACTCGTTGATTCCGATCACCTCGCCGCTGACCGGGCTGAACACGTCGGACGCGGATTTCACCGATTCCGCCACGCCGGCCTCTTCGCCACCGTTGACCTGGGCGCCCACTTCCGGCAGTTCCACGAAAACCACGTCACCCAGCTGGTCCTGGGCGAAGTCGGTGATGCCCACCGTCGCCGTGCCGTCGGCCGCCACGCGGACCCACTGGTGCGTTTCGATGTACTTCAGGTCCGCAGGGATCTGACTCATGGTTGCATGTCCTTTGAGGGAATTTTGTGCCAGTTTACCTCAATCCATACGGCTCAAAGAACCGCACATCGGGCTTCAGAAGCTTCCCATGCCCAAAAAAGCGAGGGCCGCGGGCAACACCCGGGGGAAATCCTGGAAGCGATGGTCACCGCCAGGCTGGATCCACTGGCTGGCGCCGGCATAGCGGGTCACCGCCTCCCGGAAGTCGAGGGTCTCGTCGCCGGTTTGCAGCAACACCAGGAACCGCTCCGGGTGCGCCAGTGGACCCGGATCCATGTCACTGAGCTGGTGCATGTGCGTCTCGGTGACTTCGAAGCGTTCACCGGTGTACAGATTCTCCTGCACGCCGAGGTAGCCCCGCAGCAGCCGGTAAGGCGCCACGGCCGGGTTGACCAGGACCGCGGGAAGACCGCTGCGCGCGGCGACCACGGTCGCGTAATAGCCCCCCAGCGAGCTGCCCATCAGCCCCACCGGGCGATCACCGGCCTCGTCCACCAGCGACGCCACCCGGGCGACCGCCTCGTCGGGGGCAAAACCGAGTTCGGGCGTCACCAGCTCCACCGGTACGTCACGCGCCGCCAGCCACTCGCGCAGCTCGGTGACTTTCTGGGACTGCGGCGAACTCCGGAAACCGTGCAGGTAGATCAGACGGGGCTGTTGGGACATAAGGCTCTCAATCGTAACGACGTTCAGCGACGCCGGTTAGCGGGACATCAGTAACCGTGGCTATCACGCTCGATGTTGTATTGGTAGTCGGTCGTACGGCGCACATGGGAGACCAGCCCGCCGTCGGGATAGAGTTCGAGCCAGCGATAACCGGGCGCCCTGTCGTCCAGGGAGAAGTCGGTGGATCCGGGCTCGAACTGGATGCAGGTGGACGGCGTGGCCATCAGGCGCATACCGTCACGCTGGTCGTCCCACTCCTGGTGGACATGCCCCCACAGCAACCCGCGCACCTGGGCATGGCCGGCAATGGCGACCCGCAGCTCGGCGCGGTTGACCAGACCAATCCGCTCCATCCAGGGGCAACCGATGTCTACCGGGTGATGATGAAAAACCACCAACGTCGGGGTGTCGGGAGCGTCGTCCAGGCAGTCGCGCAGAAAAGCCAGCTCCTGCGGTGCGATCTCGCCATGCACGTGGCCGGGCACCGACGAGTCGAGACACACGATCTGCCAGCCGCCCGCCATGATCCGGCGCTGGGCGGCGTCCGTACCGGCGATCACCTTCGCCATCACCGCGGCATCGTCGTGGTTGCCGGCCATCCAGATGACCGGGCAGGCAAACCGCGCCATGATCGCCTGGAACTGGCGATACGATCCCTCACTGCCATCCTGCGAGATATCGCCGCTGGCCAGCACCAGGTCCGGCGCGTCCTCTGCACGGTCGATCAGGTCCAGTACCGCCTGCAGGCTTTCGCTGGTCTTAATGCCCAGCAGGACGCCATCGGGGTCGTCCATCAGGTGCGGATCCGTCACCTGCAGGACGCGCAGCGGCGCGCCGGCAGGACGTTCTGTTAACGAAGGCGTGAATGGGGTGTGCATGACAGGGCCGCAACTCCAGGACGGATCTGATCCATAACGGTACACAATTTCGATTGTGTATACAGTAACCGATCCACCGCGGATTTTCCTGAAAACCTGTCACATTCGACGGGAGATCAACGCCCTGACGTGAATGGCGCTATCAGTCGGCGACCGGCCAGGCAATGCGCCCGGCGGGGACGTGCCCGAAACGCAGGCAGAACGCCAGCCAGTCCGCCAGGAAGGCATTGACCTGGGTTTTCTCGTCCGGGTGATGCATGAACCGGTTGGGGTAGTCGTTGATCGCCTCGATCCGGTTGTAGCGGTAGCAGCTGATCACTTCCGCCAGTCCGGCGTCGTGGTAGACCCGGACCGTCAGGTGCGGGTTGTTGAGCCAGCGGCCGGCGTTGTGGATTTGCTCCAGCAGCAGGGTCTCGGTAAAGCGCGACTGCTGCAGCTGCTCGATACGCACACGTCCGAAATAGGCATCGCCGTCGCGCAACTCGAATTCCGCCACGTCCGGATGCTCCTCCGCCAACAGGCGCAGGCGCCGGATGCGGCCGTAGTTGGCCTCGCAAAGCGCCCCGAAACGCCGGAGGTCCGGCACATAGGCCTTCTTGCGCTGTAATGTCGTGCCGGTGTCCTGAGCCATCAGCTCCACTCTTCCTTCAGTCGGTTGCGCTGCATGGCCAGCCATTGCAGCGCGATGATCGCGGCGGCGTTATTGATCCGTCCATCCGCTATCATACGCAAAGCATCCTCCGCCGCCATTACATGTGCGCGAATATCTTCGTTCTCTTCGGCGAGCCCGTACAGGCCGCCGGCGCCCTCGGTACTGACGTGTCCGCAGTACAGTGACACCATCTCGGTCGTCCCACCCGGTGACACCAGATACTGGCAGATTTTCTCCAGACGCCGGAAGGTCAGACCGGCTTCCTCATCCGCCTCGCGGTGGGCCACATCCTCCGGCGTTTCCCCCGGCTCATTCATACCAGCCACCAGTTCCAGCAGCCACGGCGACTGATCGCGCCACAGAGCCCCGGGCCGGAACTGCTCCAGCAGCACGACCTCGTCGCGCACCGGGTCATACGGCAGCACGCAGGTGGCATCGCCGCGCAGAAACAGCTCACGCTCGAACGCCCCGGTCTGACCGCCGGCGAACATTGCGTGGCTCAGGTGCAGCCGCTCCATGCGGAAAAAGCCCTGGAAGACGGTCTCGCGCTTGTCGATGCGAACGTCATCCTGGGAGAACTGGAAGGGTTTGCGGGTCGTCTCGGACATGAGCCTGCCTGTTTGCGGGAGTGAAGCAGAACAATAGAGGGCGCGAGGCCGATATTTCAAGCCCCGCCCCTGTCGACAGGTCAGGTCAGCGATGTCGCCCGGGGCTACACCCGATCGTAAAGCCGGGCGCCGCCGTCCTTGAACTCGGAGGACTTCTCGCGCAGGCCGCGATCGATCGCGTCACGGGTTTCCAGCCCCTGCTCACTGGCGTAATCCCGAACTTCCTGGGTAATTTTCATGGAGCAGAACTTGGGCCCGCACATGGAACAGAAATGCGCCACCTTGGCCGAATCCTTGGGCAGGGTCTCGTCGTGGTAGGCGCGCGCGGTATCCGGGTCCAGGCCCAGGTTGAACTGGTCCTCCCAGCGGAACTCGAAGCGCGCCCGCGACAAAGCGTCGTCCCGCAACTGGGCGCCGGGATGCCCCTTGGCCAGATCGGCGGCGTGGGCCGCGATCTTGTAGGTGATGATCCCGGTCTTGACGTCGTCTTTGTTGGGCAGTCCCAGGTGCTCCTTGGGCGTGACGTAACAGAGCATCGCGCAGCCGTACCAGCCGATCATCGCCGCGCCGATGCCTGAAGTGATGTGGTCGTAGCCCGGCGCAATGTCGGTAACCAGCGGCCCGAGGGTGTAGAACGGCGCCTCGTCGCAGCAGTCCAGCTGCTTGTCCATGTTTTCCTTGACCAGGTGCATGGGCACGTGGCCCGGCCCCTCGATCATGCACTGGACATCGTGTTTCCAGGCGATCTTGGTCAGCTCACCCAGGGTTTCCAGCTCGCCGAACTGGGCGGCATCGTTGGCATCGGCGATGCTGCCCGGGCGCAGGCCGTCGCCGAGGCTGAAGGACACGTCGTACGCCTTCATGATCTCGCAGATGTCCTCGAAGTGCTCGTAGAGGAAGCTTTCGCGGTGATGGGCCAGACACCACTTGGCCATGATCGAGCCACCGCGGGAGACGATGCCGGTGACGCGTTTGGCGGTCAGCGGCACGTGGTGCAAACGCACGCCGGCATGGATGGTGAAGTAATCCACGCCCTGCTCGGCCTGTTCGATCAGGGTGTCGCGGAAGATCTCCCAGGTCAGGTCCTCGGCCACACCGTTGACCTTTTCCAGGGCCTGATAGATGGGCACCGTGCCAATCGGTACCGGCGAGTTGCGGATGATCCACTCGCGGGTTTCGTGGATGTTCTTGCCGGTGGACAGATCCATCACCGTGTCCGAGCCCCAGCGAATGCCCCAGGTCAGCTTCTCCACCTCTTCCTCGATGGACGAGCTGACCGCCGAGTTGCCGATATTGCCGTTGATCTTCACCAGGAAGTTACGGCCGATGATCATCGGCTCAACTTCCGGATGGTTGATGTTGGCCGGCAGGATGGCCCGGCCCCGGGCGATTTCCTCGCGCACGAACTCCGGCGTGATCTCACTGGGGATCGCCGCACCGTGGGACTGGCCGGGGTGCTGGTCGTCCAGCCAACCCTGCTCCCGCGCCTCCTGCAACTTCAGGTTCTCGCGGATGGCCACATACTCCATTTCCGGCGTGACGATGCCCTGGCGCGCGTAGTGGATCTGGCTGACGTTGCGACCCGCACGGGCCCGGCGCGGCTTGCGATGATCGTCGAACCGCAGGGTGTCCAGCGCCGGATCGCGCAGGCGGCGGCGGGTGTAGTCGGAGCTGTAACCGGGCAGCTCTTCGGTGTCGTCACGCTCGGCGATCCAGGCCGAACGCACCGGCGTCAGGCCCCGGCGCAGGTCGATGTCGGCGGCCGGGTCGGTATAAGGGCCGGAGGTGTCATAAACCACCAGCGGGGCATTGGGCTGCGGCCCGTCCGATGT comes from Marinobacter bohaiensis and encodes:
- a CDS encoding RNA pyrophosphohydrolase yields the protein MIDSDGFRPNVGIILANDRGEVLWARRIGQDAWQFPQGGINSNETPEEALYRELGEEVGLVQQDVEIISCTRGWLRYRLPRRMVRHHSHPVCIGQKQKWFLLRLVSPDAHVCVDRTDSPEFDGWEWVSYWYPLGQVVSFKREVYRRALRELAPRLFHNMERWQGRSAFTDRTD
- a CDS encoding YqiA/YcfP family alpha/beta fold hydrolase; this translates as MSQQPRLIYLHGFRSSPQSQKVTELREWLAARDVPVELVTPELGFAPDEAVARVASLVDEAGDRPVGLMGSSLGGYYATVVAARSGLPAVLVNPAVAPYRLLRGYLGVQENLYTGERFEVTETHMHQLSDMDPGPLAHPERFLVLLQTGDETLDFREAVTRYAGASQWIQPGGDHRFQDFPRVLPAALAFLGMGSF
- a CDS encoding DUF1249 domain-containing protein, encoding MAQDTGTTLQRKKAYVPDLRRFGALCEANYGRIRRLRLLAEEHPDVAEFELRDGDAYFGRVRIEQLQQSRFTETLLLEQIHNAGRWLNNPHLTVRVYHDAGLAEVISCYRYNRIEAINDYPNRFMHHPDEKTQVNAFLADWLAFCLRFGHVPAGRIAWPVAD
- the cpdA gene encoding 3',5'-cyclic-AMP phosphodiesterase, with the translated sequence MHTPFTPSLTERPAGAPLRVLQVTDPHLMDDPDGVLLGIKTSESLQAVLDLIDRAEDAPDLVLASGDISQDGSEGSYRQFQAIMARFACPVIWMAGNHDDAAVMAKVIAGTDAAQRRIMAGGWQIVCLDSSVPGHVHGEIAPQELAFLRDCLDDAPDTPTLVVFHHHPVDIGCPWMERIGLVNRAELRVAIAGHAQVRGLLWGHVHQEWDDQRDGMRLMATPSTCIQFEPGSTDFSLDDRAPGYRWLELYPDGGLVSHVRRTTDYQYNIERDSHGY
- the nudF gene encoding ADP-ribose diphosphatase — encoded protein: MSETTRKPFQFSQDDVRIDKRETVFQGFFRMERLHLSHAMFAGGQTGAFERELFLRGDATCVLPYDPVRDEVVLLEQFRPGALWRDQSPWLLELVAGMNEPGETPEDVAHREADEEAGLTFRRLEKICQYLVSPGGTTEMVSLYCGHVSTEGAGGLYGLAEENEDIRAHVMAAEDALRMIADGRINNAAAIIALQWLAMQRNRLKEEWS
- a CDS encoding histidinol-phosphatase; protein product: MTLAIFDLDNTLIRGDSDHAWGDFLVNEGVVDATVYEKANDQFYQDYLNGDLDIRRYLEFSLEPLTRHDLDTLDTLRQRFVETRVRPMLLDAAFDLLEKHRRQGHFLLIITATNRFVTQPIADLLGVDDLIATEPEMVNGVYTGGVAGVPSFQDGKVTRLAEWLDAQGRSAGDAWFYSDSHNDVPLLEQVAHPVAVDPDPKLGALAKDRDWPIITLRD
- the ptsP gene encoding phosphoenolpyruvate--protein phosphotransferase produces the protein MLSTLRTIVQEVNGARDLQEALDIIVSRVQHAMNTEVCSVYLLDPDSNRYILMATEGLYKKAVGHVSLAHSEGLIGLVGSREEPINLEDATAHPRYRYFPETGEERFRSFLGVPIIHHRRVLGVLVVQQRESSRCFDEGEEAFLVTISAQLAGVIAHSEATGAISGLSLTGQEAQDVSFKGVAGAPGVAIGKGVVVYPPADLDAVPDKTVEDVAAEEELFRHAVSAVREDIQLVAERLAPQLRPEEQALFEVYLRMLDDNALPGEVMHRIAEGHWAQGALKQVVQQYVRHFEMMGDLYLRERAVDIRDLGRRLLSHLQEGGPQDVAYPEQTVLVSDELTPAMLGEVPRGQLVGLVSVRGSSNSHVAILARAMGVPTVMGMIDMPVNQLDGRDLIVDGFEGQIYASPSADLRSFYQEICDEEAALFRGLEELRDKPCVTTDGVRVSLLVNTGLMTDVVRSLSHGAEGIGLYRTEVPFMINERFPSEQEQREYYREQLEAFAPNEVTMRTLDIGGDKALTYFPISEENPFLGWRGIRVTLDHPEIFLVQVRAMLKASEGLNNLRIMLPMISNISEVEESLHLIYRVYHEVREEGYDIQMPKVGVMIEVPAAVYQIRELSNRVDFLSVGSNDLTQYLLAVDRNNPRVASLYHSFHPAVLQALLRIVDDAHAVGTPVSICGELAGDPGGAALCMAMGYDALSMNAASLPKVKSVIRSIDSAWARQLLEDVLELDSPHVIKSCVDLALRNAGFGRYLRPGRALPEAAALSQVRQSRGA
- the gcvH gene encoding glycine cleavage system protein GcvH → MSQIPADLKYIETHQWVRVAADGTATVGITDFAQDQLGDVVFVELPEVGAQVNGGEEAGVAESVKSASDVFSPVSGEVIGINESLEEAPELLNEDPYGEGWLFRVRLKDEGELDGLMEADAYGELIADTE
- a CDS encoding imelysin family protein yields the protein MGKSALPCLLGALLLAAGCSKQEPAGEREASAPMEHATRVPDGLQKQVRLLARQTCDTTAALTGASQAFVDAPDVAKLETARQHWQTAHARYQSLAFGYRLAGLAMPQEKNDRDPIDAHRQLPGYLDQVPGYPHSGLAYSEVPLTPAHLRKEHQSIDFYYLTLGFHPLEALLWPAGESDPQATVERFTGSTAPESDEVVDAPARRQALLRVIAGELKRDASALCSTGNEAYLVTGLAPLLEDPRRFMASLDEALGATLGTALDALISNPDAEDRNGMPLLHSPQAGTDITEYRRLIADIRQQWLPMGLPNSEVRAPIDQALNELAARLEAIDPMQRPLDTEALTAARQQLDRVSQRLSTGGDAG
- a CDS encoding class I SAM-dependent rRNA methyltransferase produces the protein MFPQLYLRKGAERRVRAGHLWIYSNEVDTRRTPLTGFEAGTQACLMAANGKPLGTIFVNPHALICGRLISRNPDQGMTPQRLTERLETALSIRERLFERPFYRWVFGDGDGLSGLVIDRFGDVVVVQVSTAGMETLRDSLVRAIQKLVHPRCIVFKNDGKMRQVEGLDSYVTAALGELPEQLEVEENGVKFLAPLAGGQKTGWFYDHRMNRQRLQAYAPGKRVLDVFSYVGGWGVQAAAAGASSVTCVDSSAQALSAVRENAGLNGLQNVDTLEGDAFAVLKDLCDQKEKYDVVVLDPPALIPRRRDQKAGEQAYARLNQLGLRLLSRDGLLVSASCSMHLSGERLVDIIRGSGRRIDRFVQLLEQGHQAPDHPVIPGIPETDYIKSCFVRSLTGFL